One Methanocalculus natronophilus DNA segment encodes these proteins:
- a CDS encoding TfuA-related McrA-glycine thioamidation protein: MRGAIVYLGPSLPHSEAEAICPDAVFLPPIRRGDLQRIPKSGVSVICIIDGYFHQDAAVGHREILSILNSGVRVVGASSMGALRAAELDTLGMEGVGLIYSLYRQGRLISDDEVALIFDPETFAPLSDPLINIRCTLRNARRSKVITEEEERQCIGIASSLFYPERTFSRIIGEVSGDLGDRLASLQGESLIDQKQRDAIAALRYISDSAAVAAGEDES, translated from the coding sequence ATGCGCGGCGCAATCGTCTATCTCGGTCCAAGCCTGCCGCATAGCGAGGCAGAAGCCATCTGCCCGGATGCGGTGTTTCTTCCTCCCATCCGGAGGGGGGATCTTCAACGGATCCCAAAATCCGGCGTCTCTGTTATCTGTATTATTGACGGGTATTTCCACCAGGATGCAGCAGTCGGCCACCGGGAGATCCTCTCAATATTGAACTCAGGGGTACGGGTGGTCGGAGCCTCAAGCATGGGTGCGCTCCGGGCAGCGGAACTGGACACCCTCGGGATGGAAGGTGTCGGTCTGATCTACTCCCTCTACAGGCAGGGAAGACTCATCTCAGATGACGAAGTTGCTCTGATATTTGATCCGGAAACATTTGCCCCGTTATCTGATCCGCTTATCAATATCAGGTGCACGCTGAGGAATGCGCGGAGATCGAAGGTGATCACGGAAGAGGAGGAGCGCCAGTGTATCGGCATTGCATCCTCGCTTTTTTATCCAGAGAGGACATTCAGCAGGATCATCGGGGAGGTTTCAGGCGATCTTGGCGATCGTCTTGCATCACTTCAGGGTGAGTCCCTGATTGATCAGAAACAACGTGATGCAATTGCTGCCCTCCGGTATATCTCCGATTCTGCAGCTGTGGCTGCAGGTGAAGATGAATCCTGA
- a CDS encoding YcaO-related McrA-glycine thioamidation protein → MQLKSCPKGYMIETHRAVAPESTLDRIEPLLPQTGITRVADITGLDRLGIPVYSCIRPTAAGGAISVYNGKGATPVAARVSAIMEGIERCSAEMHQDPEIVSRYSMLPGDLPAIDPADLILPAGADPDAQIPWVEGYDIAGNEPVLLPAHAVCHPLPPGYEPLFRTNTNGIASGNTLEEAIFHGLMEVIERDAWSIVEATRYTGKRITDITDPISSDLVDRFSQTGIDLILRDITSDLGIPTCAAVADDTVLCDPSLLVTGMGTHTTPEIAILRSITEVAQSRLTQIHGAREDTVVADMRRQIGYERTKRFNGYWFRENGTIPFAELPTEPSDDLLTDIRHVCDTLVSAGYERVIVTDLTRPDIGVPVVRVVVPGLEVFAMDQERSGERCRNARRNRLSRSKPAA, encoded by the coding sequence ATGCAGTTGAAATCCTGCCCAAAAGGGTACATGATAGAGACGCACCGGGCAGTAGCGCCTGAGTCAACGCTTGACCGGATCGAGCCCCTGCTTCCTCAGACCGGGATAACACGGGTTGCGGATATCACCGGGCTTGATCGCCTGGGCATCCCGGTCTACTCCTGTATCCGCCCGACAGCAGCAGGAGGGGCAATCTCTGTATATAATGGGAAGGGCGCGACACCGGTTGCTGCCAGGGTTTCAGCTATCATGGAGGGGATTGAGCGGTGTTCTGCTGAGATGCACCAGGATCCGGAGATTGTCTCACGCTATTCCATGCTTCCAGGTGACCTCCCGGCAATTGATCCAGCTGATCTCATCCTGCCTGCGGGTGCTGATCCTGATGCCCAAATCCCATGGGTAGAGGGCTATGACATCGCAGGGAATGAGCCTGTTCTTCTCCCAGCCCATGCGGTCTGTCATCCCCTGCCACCAGGATATGAGCCGCTCTTCCGGACCAATACAAACGGCATCGCCTCGGGCAATACGCTTGAGGAGGCGATCTTCCATGGGCTGATGGAGGTGATTGAGCGCGATGCATGGTCTATTGTCGAGGCGACGCGGTATACCGGGAAGCGTATCACTGATATAACAGATCCGATCAGCTCAGATCTCGTGGATCGCTTCTCACAGACCGGGATAGATCTCATTCTGCGGGATATCACAAGCGATCTTGGGATTCCGACATGCGCGGCAGTGGCAGATGATACCGTTCTCTGTGATCCATCCCTGCTTGTCACCGGCATGGGGACCCATACCACCCCGGAGATTGCAATACTCCGTTCCATCACCGAGGTTGCGCAGAGCCGCCTGACACAGATACATGGTGCACGTGAGGATACGGTTGTTGCAGACATGCGGCGGCAGATTGGGTACGAACGGACCAAACGGTTCAATGGCTACTGGTTCCGGGAGAATGGCACTATCCCGTTTGCCGAACTGCCGACAGAACCAAGTGATGATCTCCTCACTGATATCAGGCATGTCTGTGACACCCTCGTCTCTGCAGGGTATGAGCGGGTGATAGTCACTGATCTGACCAGGCCCGATATCGGTGTCCCGGTTGTCAGGGTGGTGGTTCCGGGCCTTGAAGTCTTTGCAATGGATCAGGAACGCTCAGGAGAACGGTGCAGGAATGCGCGGCGCAATCGTCTATCTCGGTCCAAGCCTGCCGCATAG
- a CDS encoding methanogenesis marker 14 protein, whose product MCAGFLKRFFPVKPHIVYSPPPPSITHVAGMQMPEYKNKPYFIVASVEMGNTTTKCILTGTSLETGTCYVINKTVSMSRDVRQPKPGEEIFGATLDGTKLTRESVTELVRDTLLQCHRDVKLSVKDDLDFVVRSTGVVAAMESPDQIGDFIIALANGCLEAGVPPRKMTPPMSVDNLPPKLREHSFADRLVFTGAVAGVVPPVGSTGIEMVANEMEGELAMAGIKEGAKWTPVDFRNPCISLDFGTTLDGRITSDVSRDAENPFAKTIGNFCGLAGAIPDAIIRGTGLVEGRTGTALDVFGEDNSGGGLSLGINKKAVQEYVDRCHEEIDIRIVPRDRRRFGRVPVYADVAEESGVALVGCDCGVDGDGIDNLKSLGAEMYRKYRLSFVTEVVDRVCAGMALRMIDVCIENDLVPENSSIGFTGRAVISGRKPGYILEGIEERRIYTNPVDHLVFVDDGLARGAALMGRCMNSLGKPKNPLGGVRGGPCIMAKRIKIGR is encoded by the coding sequence ATGTGCGCCGGTTTTTTGAAGCGGTTCTTTCCAGTGAAACCTCATATCGTCTACAGCCCACCCCCTCCGTCAATAACACACGTTGCCGGCATGCAGATGCCTGAGTATAAGAACAAACCCTATTTCATTGTGGCATCTGTTGAGATGGGCAATACCACCACAAAATGTATCCTCACCGGAACAAGTCTTGAGACCGGGACATGTTATGTCATTAACAAAACAGTGAGCATGAGCCGGGATGTCCGTCAGCCCAAACCGGGCGAGGAGATCTTTGGCGCCACACTGGACGGCACAAAGCTTACCCGCGAATCTGTCACAGAGCTGGTCAGGGACACGCTCCTCCAGTGCCATCGTGACGTCAAACTGAGCGTGAAGGATGACCTTGATTTTGTGGTTCGGAGCACAGGTGTTGTCGCCGCGATGGAGTCTCCGGATCAGATCGGCGATTTCATCATCGCACTTGCAAACGGCTGCCTTGAGGCGGGTGTCCCTCCCAGGAAAATGACCCCGCCGATGTCAGTTGACAATCTACCTCCCAAGCTGAGAGAGCACAGTTTTGCAGATCGCCTGGTCTTCACCGGCGCTGTCGCGGGCGTTGTCCCACCAGTTGGCAGTACCGGTATTGAGATGGTTGCAAATGAGATGGAAGGGGAGCTTGCGATGGCCGGTATCAAGGAAGGGGCAAAGTGGACACCGGTTGATTTTCGAAACCCCTGCATCTCGCTTGACTTTGGAACCACCCTTGACGGCCGGATCACAAGCGATGTATCCAGAGATGCAGAAAACCCGTTTGCAAAAACCATTGGAAATTTCTGCGGCCTTGCCGGTGCGATACCCGATGCGATCATCAGGGGAACCGGACTTGTTGAGGGGAGAACGGGAACCGCACTTGACGTCTTTGGGGAAGACAACTCCGGCGGAGGATTATCGCTTGGAATAAACAAAAAAGCCGTGCAGGAATATGTCGACCGCTGCCATGAAGAGATTGATATCAGGATAGTGCCCCGGGATCGGAGGCGGTTTGGACGGGTTCCGGTATATGCCGATGTTGCAGAGGAGTCAGGTGTTGCACTGGTTGGATGTGACTGTGGTGTGGACGGGGATGGAATCGACAACCTCAAAAGCCTTGGTGCGGAGATGTATAGGAAATACAGGTTATCCTTTGTAACCGAGGTAGTTGACCGGGTCTGCGCAGGTATGGCTCTGCGGATGATCGACGTCTGCATCGAGAACGATCTGGTACCTGAAAACTCGTCGATTGGATTTACCGGTCGTGCTGTCATATCCGGGAGAAAACCCGGGTACATCCTGGAAGGGATCGAAGAACGCCGGATCTACACCAACCCGGTCGATCACCTCGTCTTCGTCGATGACGGTCTCGCACGCGGAGCTGCGTTGATGGGGAGATGTATGAACTCCCTTGGAAAACCAAAAAATCCTCTCGGAGGTGTCAGGGGAGGCCCATGCATCATGGCGAAAAGGATAAAAATCGGGAGATAA
- the argF gene encoding ornithine carbamoyltransferase — MNVLSILDLTAGEIDMILQTAIQVKEERRQGVAHRHLAGKTLGMIFEKSSTRTRISFDVGMYELGGYALYLNPRDMQLDRGEAIADTARVLSRYLSAVMIRAHNHSSIEAFSRASTIPVINGLSDTEHPCQILADLMTLKERFGSLSGRRIAWIGDGNNVCNSLILSTIPTGMHVSLAVPPGYEPDAACVARAQESGSVSFHDTPEAAAAGADALYTDTWISMGQEDEEDTRLAAFEPYRIDLDLLKHASPGAIVLHCLPAHRGCEITDEVIDGPKSAVWDQAENRLHAQKALLLSLLEKKRLEIR, encoded by the coding sequence ATGAACGTCCTCTCCATCCTTGATCTCACTGCCGGTGAGATCGATATGATCCTGCAAACAGCAATCCAGGTAAAAGAAGAGCGCAGGCAGGGTGTAGCACACCGGCACCTGGCGGGTAAAACCCTTGGCATGATCTTTGAGAAATCCTCGACACGGACGCGTATCTCATTTGATGTCGGGATGTATGAACTCGGAGGATATGCTCTCTATCTCAATCCCCGGGATATGCAGCTTGACAGGGGTGAGGCGATAGCAGATACTGCGCGCGTTCTCTCCCGGTACCTTTCAGCGGTGATGATACGGGCACACAACCATTCGTCAATAGAAGCTTTTTCCCGCGCCTCAACGATTCCGGTGATTAACGGACTATCAGATACCGAGCATCCATGCCAGATCCTGGCTGACCTGATGACCCTGAAGGAACGGTTTGGATCCCTCTCCGGACGTCGCATCGCCTGGATAGGGGATGGTAATAATGTCTGCAACTCCTTAATCCTCTCCACAATCCCAACAGGTATGCACGTCTCTCTGGCAGTTCCTCCCGGATATGAACCTGATGCAGCCTGTGTTGCCCGGGCACAAGAGTCCGGATCTGTCAGCTTCCATGATACGCCTGAAGCAGCAGCAGCCGGTGCGGATGCTCTCTATACTGATACATGGATCTCGATGGGGCAGGAAGATGAGGAGGATACAAGGCTTGCGGCATTTGAGCCGTACCGGATTGATCTGGATCTCCTGAAGCATGCCAGCCCGGGTGCAATCGTTCTCCATTGCCTCCCTGCCCACAGGGGATGTGAGATTACCGATGAGGTGATTGACGGGCCAAAGAGTGCTGTCTGGGATCAGGCAGAGAACAGGCTCCATGCACAGAAGGCGCTGCTCCTCTCTCTGCTTGAAAAAAAGAGGCTCGAAATACGCTGA
- a CDS encoding heparan-alpha-glucosaminide N-acetyltransferase gives MEMTPGAERSITLDACRGAAICAMVAYHFIFDLVYFGIIEADPSFRYIAYPIAGSFIAIAGISLHLKSESLRRQERTGWQFIQPFLRRGFQLLAIGFGITCVTWIYPHEGFIIWGILHALGAATILGIPFLRYQKLIMPVAILIIATWLLFFPLYGPDYLLPLGIHEPGFLSLDYIPLIPWFPVFLLGIAAGSYFFQKKTEKERQMQTGDHHMLLTLLAVPGRHSLAIYLIHQPVIIGLLLLLGSITL, from the coding sequence ATGGAGATGACACCTGGAGCGGAGCGCTCCATTACTCTTGATGCCTGCCGCGGAGCAGCAATCTGTGCGATGGTTGCCTACCACTTCATCTTTGATCTTGTCTACTTTGGAATCATCGAAGCCGATCCCTCCTTCAGATATATCGCATACCCGATAGCTGGCTCATTCATCGCAATTGCAGGGATATCGCTTCACCTGAAATCAGAATCGCTCAGGAGACAGGAGAGAACGGGATGGCAGTTTATACAGCCGTTTCTCAGAAGGGGATTCCAGCTCCTTGCAATCGGGTTTGGGATCACATGTGTCACCTGGATCTACCCGCATGAAGGATTCATCATCTGGGGTATTCTCCATGCATTAGGGGCAGCAACAATCCTCGGGATCCCCTTCCTCCGATATCAGAAGCTGATTATGCCTGTTGCGATCCTGATCATTGCAACCTGGCTTCTCTTCTTCCCGCTCTACGGCCCGGACTACCTGCTGCCGCTTGGGATCCATGAACCAGGCTTTCTGTCCCTTGACTACATCCCGCTGATCCCCTGGTTCCCGGTCTTTCTCCTCGGAATAGCTGCAGGAAGCTATTTTTTCCAGAAGAAGACAGAAAAAGAGCGCCAGATGCAAACAGGTGATCACCATATGCTCCTGACGCTCCTCGCTGTCCCTGGCCGCCACTCCCTTGCCATCTATCTCATCCACCAGCCGGTCATCATCGGGCTTTTACTTCTCCTGGGCAGCATAACGCTATAG
- a CDS encoding class 1 fructose-bisphosphatase, producing the protein MITIRDYLQTKGCSDDLAHLICLISEQAVPIREAFLSNQRYAASLNTSGELQTELDTWSDNHLTDVFIKSGLVSSIASEEQDDVVCCPDSPDGYVVVMDPLDGSSLIAVNLAVGTIVGIYESGPVLRKGRDMKAALYLLYGPMTTLTLSIGSGVATFARAPDGRYLLMEDGIRMPEGNLYGSGGERPQWTKKHAAFISGIEDEGGKCRYSGSFVADFHQVLKYGGLYAYPGIVEKPKGKLRLLFEAQPIGFLASQAGGRISDGSTDILDIQPTEVHQKTPIYVGSRGLIERLEAMK; encoded by the coding sequence GTGATTACTATCAGGGATTATTTACAGACAAAAGGGTGCAGTGATGATCTGGCCCATCTCATCTGCCTGATTTCTGAACAGGCTGTACCGATTCGTGAGGCTTTCCTCTCGAACCAGCGGTATGCGGCATCCCTGAATACCTCAGGAGAACTCCAGACAGAACTTGATACCTGGTCTGACAACCATCTGACCGATGTATTTATCAAATCCGGGCTGGTCTCCAGCATTGCGTCTGAAGAACAGGATGACGTGGTGTGCTGTCCGGATAGTCCTGATGGGTATGTGGTTGTCATGGACCCACTCGATGGCTCATCCCTGATTGCCGTGAATCTGGCGGTTGGAACGATTGTCGGGATCTATGAGAGCGGCCCTGTCCTCAGGAAAGGCAGGGATATGAAAGCAGCGCTCTATCTCCTCTATGGGCCGATGACAACCCTCACCCTCTCGATTGGATCAGGTGTAGCAACATTTGCACGTGCTCCGGATGGGAGATACCTCCTGATGGAGGATGGCATCCGGATGCCTGAGGGGAACCTCTATGGTTCAGGTGGCGAGAGGCCGCAATGGACGAAAAAGCATGCTGCATTCATCTCTGGTATCGAAGATGAGGGCGGAAAATGCAGGTATTCGGGATCATTTGTCGCGGACTTCCACCAGGTCCTGAAATACGGAGGCCTGTATGCATATCCTGGCATTGTAGAGAAGCCAAAAGGAAAACTCCGACTCCTCTTTGAGGCCCAGCCGATTGGCTTTCTCGCTTCCCAGGCAGGTGGCAGGATCAGTGACGGCTCAACAGATATTTTAGACATTCAGCCAACAGAGGTTCACCAGAAGACTCCTATCTATGTAGGAAGCAGGGGGCTTATCGAGCGGCTGGAAGCAATGAAGTGA